A single Marinitoga aeolica DNA region contains:
- a CDS encoding response regulator transcription factor → MKILIIEDEDSIRDLIRMNLILENFDVIAAENGNKGIELFKKENPELVVLDLMLPDKDGFDVLKELQSINYKIPIIILTAKNNQNDKLLGLELGADDYITKPFDSKELILRIRNILKRIKKANIFLKRKVIGPLSLENDSRKFFINNNEIYLTKREFELMEIFMNNHNQVLKREILLEKIWGYDTSIDTRAVDMAIQRLRKKMGEYGKYIKSLYGVGYKLEVTDEE, encoded by the coding sequence ATGAAAATTTTGATTATTGAAGATGAGGATAGTATTAGAGATTTAATAAGGATGAATTTAATCTTGGAAAATTTTGATGTTATTGCTGCAGAAAATGGCAATAAAGGAATAGAATTATTTAAAAAAGAAAATCCAGAACTTGTCGTTTTAGATTTAATGCTACCGGATAAAGATGGATTTGATGTTCTAAAAGAATTACAAAGTATAAATTATAAAATTCCAATAATTATACTAACAGCGAAAAATAATCAAAATGACAAATTATTGGGATTGGAATTAGGAGCAGATGATTATATAACTAAACCTTTTGATAGTAAAGAATTGATTTTAAGGATACGCAATATCTTGAAAAGGATTAAAAAAGCTAATATTTTCTTAAAAAGAAAAGTTATAGGGCCATTATCATTAGAAAATGATTCAAGAAAATTTTTTATTAATAATAATGAGATATATTTAACAAAAAGAGAATTCGAATTAATGGAAATTTTTATGAATAATCATAATCAGGTTTTAAAAAGAGAAATATTATTAGAAAAAATATGGGGATATGATACATCTATAGATACAAGAGCTGTAGATATGGCAATTCAACGATTAAGAAAAAAAATGGGAGAATATGGAAAATATATTAAATCATTATATGGAGTTGGCTATAAATTAGAGGTGACTGATGAAGAATAG
- a CDS encoding HAMP domain-containing sensor histidine kinase, with amino-acid sequence MKNSIRNEILFLNISTTFIILIIIFFITLNTFQKNIINNTVKKMTEYSQESQIYFMNSLKDYNYNDVFAELEKMAPFISDYLSKKYHLHIEIYDIRKKLLADTSPDIKYFVYQDVHYAINNLKNYILKKERNHIILFFSSPIFLKNDVIGAIRFIYPMDSEYQLILQVKKTLIIIDIISIIAIIFFNYILSNSITIPIKKLRNETEKIANGNFKERINIKSNDDINSLVKSFNLMVDKIEHYIKSLKDEKDKQKIFINNITHELKTPITSILGHAELIKKLNNEEDKNISLNYIIKEGNRLLKLVEELLYVSKLNKNSFEFEFEEYNIKKLVDECISILKPRFKKFNIKIKANVDFIELFIDHEKIKEIILNILDNAIKHSKCSKIKIYSEIKRNYFYLIIEDDGIGIDDNVKKTLFNPFYIPKREKSNGLGLCISQEIAKKHDGEIYLESEMNKGSKFIIKLPLNVNNKGERKYD; translated from the coding sequence ATGAAGAATAGTATTAGAAATGAAATTTTGTTTTTAAATATCTCTACAACTTTTATTATTCTTATAATAATTTTTTTTATTACTCTAAATACTTTTCAAAAAAATATTATCAATAATACTGTCAAAAAAATGACTGAGTATAGTCAAGAAAGTCAAATATATTTTATGAATTCTCTAAAAGATTATAATTACAATGATGTGTTTGCCGAATTAGAAAAAATGGCTCCGTTTATTTCGGATTATTTATCTAAAAAATATCATCTACATATTGAAATATATGATATCAGAAAAAAACTTCTTGCTGATACCTCACCAGATATAAAATACTTCGTATATCAAGATGTTCACTATGCAATTAATAATTTAAAAAATTATATTTTAAAAAAAGAACGTAACCATATAATTTTATTTTTTTCAAGCCCAATTTTTTTAAAAAATGATGTTATTGGAGCTATACGTTTTATTTATCCTATGGATTCTGAATACCAATTAATATTGCAAGTAAAAAAAACTCTTATTATAATAGATATTATATCAATTATAGCAATAATATTTTTTAATTATATTCTTTCTAATTCTATTACAATACCTATAAAAAAATTAAGAAATGAAACAGAAAAAATTGCTAATGGGAATTTTAAAGAAAGAATAAATATAAAAAGTAATGATGATATTAATTCTCTTGTAAAATCATTTAATCTTATGGTTGATAAAATAGAACATTACATTAAATCATTAAAAGATGAAAAAGATAAGCAAAAAATTTTTATAAACAATATTACTCATGAACTTAAAACTCCAATAACCTCAATTTTAGGACATGCTGAACTCATAAAAAAACTAAATAATGAAGAAGATAAAAACATTTCTCTTAATTACATTATTAAAGAAGGAAATAGATTATTGAAGTTGGTTGAAGAACTATTATATGTATCCAAGCTTAATAAAAATTCTTTTGAATTTGAATTTGAAGAATATAATATAAAAAAGCTTGTGGATGAATGTATAAGTATATTGAAACCTCGATTCAAAAAATTCAATATCAAAATAAAGGCGAATGTTGATTTTATAGAATTATTTATTGACCATGAAAAAATAAAAGAAATTATTTTAAATATATTGGATAATGCAATTAAACATAGCAAATGTTCAAAAATTAAAATATATTCCGAAATAAAAAGAAATTATTTTTATTTAATTATAGAAGATGATGGTATTGGTATAGATGATAATGTAAAGAAAACTTTATTTAATCCCTTTTATATTCCTAAAAGAGAAAAAAGTAACGGTTTAGGTTTATGTATTTCTCAGGAAATTGCCAAAAAACATGATGGAGAAATATATTTGGAATCTGAAATGAATAAAGGATCCAAGTTTATTATCAAATTACCTTTAAATGTTAATAACAAAGGAGAAAGAAAGTATGATTAA
- a CDS encoding DUF3919 family protein, with protein sequence MINNKIKIYIIFFILIAAISIIMGIYLNNKDYNKVFFINDNDELMKKYISSTPIKIEVKMKYLPTYVLNSPTEIIELWRKIIDLPTYNYISPNLDNSENKIYGYIYFLDGRKVYYEFSNNLLINNLTYGSENDEDLLFVKEKLINKIYSLENISRAFLDNDNKIIIFNHEKGVYLKNPKKLIELYQIIEKSSKINSTKKIGEILQSESNPIYVIKILRNNKEFLVLNIYNEKYFSIYYMNNFLYLLEGNFFPFLNSAF encoded by the coding sequence ATGATTAATAATAAAATTAAAATATATATAATCTTTTTTATTCTCATAGCAGCTATTTCTATAATTATGGGAATATATTTAAATAATAAAGATTATAATAAGGTTTTTTTTATAAATGATAATGACGAATTAATGAAAAAATATATTTCTTCTACTCCAATTAAAATTGAAGTTAAAATGAAATATTTACCCACATATGTTTTAAATAGCCCAACAGAAATTATTGAATTATGGAGAAAAATCATCGATTTGCCAACTTATAACTACATTTCTCCGAATTTAGATAATTCTGAAAATAAAATATATGGATATATATATTTTCTCGATGGTAGAAAAGTATATTATGAGTTTTCGAATAATTTATTAATAAACAATTTAACTTATGGATCTGAAAATGATGAAGATCTACTTTTTGTAAAGGAAAAATTAATAAATAAAATTTATTCTTTAGAAAATATATCAAGAGCTTTTCTTGATAATGATAATAAAATAATTATCTTTAACCATGAAAAAGGGGTTTATTTAAAAAACCCAAAAAAATTAATAGAATTGTATCAAATAATAGAAAAATCCAGCAAAATAAACTCCACAAAAAAAATAGGAGAAATTTTACAAAGTGAATCCAATCCAATTTATGTTATTAAAATATTAAGAAACAACAAAGAATTTTTAGTTTTAAACATATATAATGAAAAATATTTTTCTATATATTATATGAACAACTTCCTTTATCTCCTTGAAGGGAATTTCTTCCCATTTTTAAATTCTGCTTTTTAA
- a CDS encoding ABC transporter substrate-binding protein, whose protein sequence is MKKILLIGLMLIALSLSFAELIIYSSVDEANARKILNAFSKQTGIEVKYIFLSSGPALARMEAEKNNPQADVWFGAPMPNHIIAKEKGLTEPYKTLSVYGISPNFYDVDGYFHAFYMNPLGIGVNLKVLEQIKADLPKSWMDLLKPEYKNMIQYPSPQTSGTAYAFITGLIATYGEDGMIDYLKKLAKNVQSYTQSGTGPSKAVGVGQAGLGIQFTPAFFQFKEQGYPIEVVFPKEGVPYEAACVSIIKGAKHKYEAKVLVDWLLSKKGQQTIVDEKTFFYPVRSDVDFGTLQPLSTIKLITVDENWAAQNKKRIVERWIKEVLPVK, encoded by the coding sequence ATGAAAAAGATTTTGTTAATTGGTTTAATGTTAATTGCATTAAGTCTTTCTTTTGCTGAATTAATTATTTATAGTAGTGTAGATGAGGCAAATGCTAGAAAAATTTTAAATGCATTTTCAAAACAAACTGGTATTGAAGTAAAGTATATATTCTTATCTTCAGGACCTGCATTAGCAAGAATGGAAGCAGAAAAAAATAATCCACAAGCTGATGTATGGTTTGGGGCACCAATGCCAAATCATATTATTGCAAAAGAAAAGGGTTTGACAGAGCCATATAAAACTTTAAGTGTATATGGTATATCTCCTAACTTTTATGATGTTGATGGATATTTCCATGCTTTTTATATGAATCCGCTTGGAATTGGTGTTAACTTAAAAGTTTTAGAACAAATAAAAGCAGATTTACCAAAAAGCTGGATGGATTTGTTAAAACCTGAATATAAAAATATGATTCAATATCCAAGTCCTCAAACATCAGGTACAGCATATGCATTTATAACAGGATTAATAGCTACTTACGGTGAAGACGGCATGATAGATTATTTAAAGAAACTAGCAAAGAATGTTCAATCATACACTCAAAGTGGAACAGGCCCTTCAAAAGCTGTTGGAGTTGGACAAGCTGGATTAGGAATTCAATTTACACCAGCATTCTTCCAATTTAAAGAACAAGGTTATCCAATAGAAGTTGTATTTCCTAAAGAAGGAGTACCATATGAAGCAGCATGTGTTTCAATTATAAAAGGAGCTAAACACAAATATGAAGCAAAAGTTTTAGTAGATTGGTTATTATCTAAAAAAGGACAACAAACAATAGTTGATGAAAAAACATTCTTCTATCCTGTAAGATCAGATGTTGATTTCGGTACATTACAACCATTATCAACAATAAAATTAATTACAGTTGATGAGAATTGGGCTGCACAAAATAAGAAGAGAATAGTTGAAAGATGGATAAAAGAGGTTTTACCAGTTAAATAA
- a CDS encoding ABC transporter permease, which produces MEIANKEFSNKIKKMLKNPSLIILLILIFISLFIFIIFPLYKVFIISFTNSENKFSLDVYKEALANDYMRQGFKNSIFIATLTAVIGTFIGFLYAYTINRANIPFKKFFRTIAIIPMVFPPFIGAMAIIMLFGFNGLLTAKLFGIRTFPVYGLWGLMIAQVITFFPVAFITLDGVISTISPTLEDAAFNLKASRWQVFTKIILPLSVPGIASTMLVLFIESLADFGNPLILAGSRFPILSVQAYLQITGMFDLKTGSALAVWLLLPSLIAFVIQKYWIGKKKYITVTGKPNTSQLKSVNKFAKWLLFTLVLIISLFILLIYVTIFWGAFTKLWGMNNEFTLENFKYVFDVGKEAIKDTLTIALTSTPISAVLGMIIAFLIVRKTFPGKKTLEFVSLLNFAVPGTVVGIGYILAFNSKPLLLTGTFAILVLNFIFRYIPVGIQSGISLLNQIDPAIEEAAYTLGADDKTVFSKITLPLIVPAFFSALVYSFVRAMTAISAAIFLVSADWNLMTVQILSQTDSGRLSEACAFSVVLIMLILSFVFILKIFLKNKISLVNNNYASE; this is translated from the coding sequence ATGGAAATAGCAAATAAAGAATTCTCAAATAAAATAAAAAAAATGTTGAAAAATCCTTCTTTAATAATATTGCTTATTTTAATTTTTATATCTTTATTTATATTTATAATTTTCCCATTATATAAGGTCTTCATAATTAGTTTTACAAATTCAGAAAATAAGTTTTCTTTGGATGTGTATAAAGAAGCATTGGCTAATGATTATATGAGACAAGGTTTTAAAAATAGTATTTTTATTGCAACATTAACAGCTGTCATTGGTACTTTTATTGGATTTCTTTATGCATATACTATAAATAGAGCAAATATTCCATTTAAAAAATTTTTTAGAACAATAGCTATTATTCCCATGGTGTTTCCTCCCTTTATTGGAGCTATGGCAATAATTATGCTATTTGGTTTTAATGGATTATTGACAGCAAAACTATTTGGTATAAGGACATTTCCAGTATATGGGTTATGGGGATTAATGATAGCTCAGGTAATTACTTTTTTCCCTGTTGCATTTATCACATTAGATGGTGTCATTTCGACAATATCACCTACTCTTGAAGATGCCGCTTTTAATTTAAAAGCTTCAAGATGGCAGGTTTTTACAAAAATAATATTACCATTATCTGTTCCAGGAATAGCCAGTACAATGCTTGTTTTATTTATAGAATCATTAGCAGATTTTGGAAATCCATTAATTTTAGCTGGTTCCAGATTTCCTATATTATCAGTCCAAGCATATTTGCAAATTACAGGTATGTTTGATTTGAAAACTGGATCTGCTTTAGCTGTATGGCTTTTATTACCCTCTTTAATAGCATTTGTAATACAAAAATATTGGATTGGAAAGAAAAAATATATAACAGTAACGGGAAAACCCAATACTTCGCAATTAAAAAGTGTAAATAAATTTGCTAAATGGCTACTTTTTACATTGGTATTAATAATATCCTTATTTATTTTACTTATTTATGTAACTATTTTCTGGGGTGCATTTACGAAATTATGGGGAATGAATAATGAGTTTACTTTAGAAAATTTCAAATATGTTTTTGATGTTGGTAAAGAAGCTATAAAAGATACATTGACTATAGCATTAACATCAACACCAATTTCTGCAGTTTTAGGTATGATTATAGCATTTTTAATTGTAAGAAAAACATTTCCTGGTAAAAAAACACTTGAATTCGTATCATTATTGAATTTTGCTGTTCCAGGAACAGTTGTTGGTATAGGATATATCTTAGCTTTTAATTCAAAACCATTATTATTAACAGGAACTTTTGCAATTTTAGTTTTGAATTTTATTTTTAGGTATATTCCAGTAGGAATACAAAGTGGGATTTCTTTGCTTAATCAGATAGATCCTGCTATTGAGGAAGCAGCGTATACTTTAGGAGCAGATGATAAAACAGTTTTTAGCAAAATAACATTGCCATTAATTGTCCCAGCATTTTTTTCTGCATTAGTATATTCTTTTGTTAGAGCTATGACAGCTATTAGCGCTGCAATATTTCTGGTATCAGCTGATTGGAATTTAATGACTGTACAAATATTAAGTCAAACAGATTCTGGTAGATTATCTGAAGCGTGTGCTTTCTCTGTTGTTTTAATAATGTTGATTTTATCTTTTGTATTCATCTTGAAAATATTTTTGAAAAACAAAATTTCTTTAGTAAACAATAATTATGCTTCAGAATAG
- a CDS encoding ABC transporter ATP-binding protein: MSLELKNIYKIFKSENTETVAVKNFSLKVEKGQLVTFLGPSGCGKTTTLRMIAGFETPTNGKIFLEGKDITNDPPNKRDISMMFQSYALFPHMTIKENIEFGLKLKKLPKNTIEEKVKKIINLTGLEGMENRRPDQISGGQQQRVALARSLVMEPKVLLFDEPLSNLDAKLRESMRTEIRRIQKELNITSVYVTHDQIEAMSISDVIVVMNKGEIMQVGTPFEIYAKPQNKFVADFIGRVNFINGKVVDINEDKITIFNEELNATFYGISNINLEKDDDVLLVVRPESIDYKEKKNSISGIIEKTVFLGSHVEYDVRLENNYLVSGVLYNPIENRIPKKGENIKLFFSEKASWIIKNNE, from the coding sequence ATGAGTTTAGAACTAAAAAATATCTATAAAATATTTAAAAGTGAAAATACAGAAACAGTTGCAGTAAAAAATTTTTCATTAAAAGTTGAAAAAGGACAATTAGTAACTTTTTTAGGACCTTCTGGTTGTGGAAAAACAACAACACTCAGAATGATAGCTGGGTTTGAAACTCCAACAAATGGAAAAATATTTCTTGAAGGCAAAGATATAACTAATGATCCACCAAATAAAAGGGATATATCTATGATGTTTCAAAGTTATGCATTATTTCCACATATGACAATAAAAGAAAATATTGAATTTGGATTAAAATTAAAAAAATTACCTAAAAATACAATTGAAGAAAAAGTAAAAAAAATAATTAATTTAACTGGATTAGAAGGAATGGAAAATAGAAGGCCAGATCAAATATCAGGTGGCCAGCAGCAGCGTGTAGCATTAGCCAGAAGTTTGGTTATGGAACCTAAAGTTTTATTATTTGATGAACCATTATCTAATTTAGATGCTAAATTAAGGGAATCAATGAGAACAGAAATAAGAAGAATTCAAAAAGAATTAAATATAACAAGTGTTTATGTTACACATGATCAAATTGAAGCCATGAGTATTTCTGATGTCATTGTAGTTATGAATAAAGGTGAAATAATGCAAGTGGGAACACCATTTGAAATATATGCTAAACCACAAAATAAATTTGTAGCAGATTTTATTGGTAGAGTTAATTTTATAAATGGTAAAGTAGTTGATATTAATGAAGATAAAATAACAATATTTAATGAGGAATTAAATGCCACCTTCTACGGAATTAGTAATATCAATTTGGAAAAAGATGATGATGTATTATTAGTTGTTAGACCAGAATCTATAGACTACAAAGAAAAGAAAAATAGCATTTCTGGAATTATTGAAAAAACAGTATTTCTTGGTTCACATGTGGAATATGATGTGAGATTAGAAAACAATTATCTTGTTAGCGGTGTCTTATATAATCCAATAGAAAATCGTATTCCTAAAAAGGGTGAAAATATTAAATTATTTTTTAGTGAGAAAGCTTCATGGATTATTAAAAATAATGAATAA
- a CDS encoding ABC transporter substrate-binding protein — MKKLAFLVSLLLIGIFAFSAGDVVKAYTTLEEPLAKELFDKFEQETGIKVEWVRLSTGETVARLEAERENPQASIWVGGVGLGHVEAKQKGLTTPYKSPLAQYTPAQFRDPENYWIGLYIGVLAFATNEQRAKELGLEAPTGWFDIIDSKYEKLVRVANPNTSGTAYNVITTILHMFHEDEELTFMFLHHLDRSIDQYTKSGSAGGKQAAIGEIPFAIGYAHDLFRLIANGAPLKVTVPKEGTGFELASMSLIKNGPNPVTAKKLYNWMLQKEAQSMIAEWYVLPVSKLAPKDKAPLNIDELRIVNQNFVWDAANRERLVDRWNREIGAK; from the coding sequence ATGAAAAAGTTAGCATTTTTAGTATCGTTATTATTGATAGGTATTTTTGCTTTCTCAGCTGGAGATGTTGTAAAGGCATATACAACATTAGAAGAACCTCTTGCTAAAGAATTATTTGATAAATTTGAACAAGAAACAGGTATTAAAGTTGAATGGGTAAGATTATCTACCGGAGAAACAGTTGCTAGGTTAGAAGCAGAAAGAGAAAATCCTCAAGCATCAATTTGGGTTGGTGGTGTAGGTTTAGGTCATGTTGAAGCTAAACAAAAAGGTTTAACAACTCCTTATAAATCACCTTTAGCTCAATATACTCCTGCACAATTCAGGGATCCTGAAAATTATTGGATTGGTTTATATATTGGTGTTTTAGCTTTTGCAACAAATGAACAAAGAGCAAAAGAATTAGGATTAGAAGCACCAACAGGTTGGTTTGATATTATTGATTCAAAGTATGAAAAATTAGTAAGAGTTGCAAATCCTAATACTTCTGGAACAGCATATAACGTAATAACTACAATACTTCATATGTTCCATGAAGACGAAGAATTAACATTCATGTTCTTACATCACTTAGATAGAAGTATAGATCAATATACAAAATCTGGTTCTGCTGGCGGAAAACAAGCAGCTATAGGTGAAATACCTTTTGCAATTGGTTATGCTCATGATTTATTCAGATTAATAGCAAATGGAGCACCATTAAAAGTAACAGTTCCAAAAGAAGGAACAGGATTTGAGCTTGCATCTATGTCATTAATAAAAAATGGGCCTAATCCCGTTACAGCAAAAAAATTATATAACTGGATGTTACAAAAAGAAGCACAATCAATGATTGCTGAATGGTATGTTTTACCAGTTTCCAAATTAGCTCCAAAAGATAAAGCACCTTTAAATATTGATGAATTAAGAATAGTAAATCAAAATTTTGTTTGGGATGCAGCTAATAGAGAAAGATTAGTTGATAGATGGAATAGAGAAATAGGTGCAAAATAA
- a CDS encoding ABC transporter permease → MFTKRKVVYFIILLIFVSVLDFWIFSNVKKSYNSVLNDNFLKTSHIISRSIPQDGADYKKWIKKYEEENENLKIIYINGLPGFFETTDYYDDNDLYNFYKENYNSEDFKKGIESAEYSEFYFSKQDYEFNNSKYRIIFAPIINDDYDVLGIGVFFFKMDGYMKFYRLVNIFMYSIIIIFALLYGIINFSRDPVMNFIILTIFIIVALFTAYPLFEAVRLTFIKNGEFSLEIWKRILTTKQYLSAFWGSIKLGISTATLSTLVGFLFAFVLARTGIKGKKFFSTMATLPVISPPFSLTLSILLLFGNNGLITKKILGLHNFSIYGLTGLTLVQTMGMFPIAYLTMVGVLHSIDSTLEDASLDLNASKLKTFLKVTLPLSMPGILSAWLLVFTNSLADFANPLILSGNYRVLSVEAYLEVTGMNRLGNGAALSILLLLPTITAFLVQRFWVSKKSFVTVTGKPSPRITELVSKPVKITLVTLMIFIIIFLISLYGTIVAGCFVKNWGIDYTFTLENIKEALQRGKDAITDTVTLASLATPIAGILAMMTALILVRKRFSGKRIFEILIMAPFAIPGTLIGISYILAFNKPPIILVGTGAIIVINYIIRELPVGVEGGVAALRQIDPSIEEAAQDLGADVPTVFKTVVLPLLRPAFISSLSYTFVRSMTAVSAVIFLISAKWYHITVLIYNFSENLRFGLASVLATTLIIIVLAAFGIMRLLVRESETLEKTVSQ, encoded by the coding sequence ATGTTTACTAAAAGAAAAGTAGTCTATTTCATTATACTGCTAATTTTTGTCAGTGTATTAGATTTCTGGATATTTTCAAATGTAAAAAAATCCTATAATTCTGTTTTAAATGATAATTTTTTAAAAACAAGTCATATTATATCCAGATCAATTCCTCAAGATGGAGCAGATTATAAAAAATGGATAAAAAAATATGAAGAAGAAAATGAGAATTTAAAGATAATCTATATTAATGGATTGCCTGGATTTTTTGAAACAACTGATTATTATGATGATAATGACTTATATAATTTTTATAAAGAAAATTATAATTCTGAAGACTTTAAAAAAGGAATTGAAAGTGCCGAATATAGTGAATTTTACTTCTCAAAACAAGATTATGAGTTTAATAATTCAAAATATAGAATTATTTTTGCTCCTATCATAAATGATGATTATGATGTTTTAGGAATAGGTGTATTCTTTTTCAAAATGGATGGATATATGAAATTTTATAGACTAGTGAATATTTTTATGTATTCTATAATAATTATATTTGCATTGCTATATGGAATAATAAACTTTTCAAGAGATCCTGTAATGAATTTCATAATCTTAACTATATTTATTATAGTAGCACTTTTTACAGCTTATCCCTTATTTGAAGCTGTAAGATTGACGTTTATAAAAAACGGAGAATTTTCCTTAGAGATATGGAAAAGAATACTTACCACTAAACAATATTTAAGTGCTTTTTGGGGTAGTATTAAATTAGGAATTTCTACAGCAACTTTATCTACTTTAGTAGGATTTTTATTTGCATTTGTTTTAGCGCGAACAGGAATTAAAGGTAAAAAATTCTTTAGTACTATGGCGACATTACCTGTTATCTCCCCACCATTTTCTTTAACATTGTCGATATTACTATTATTTGGGAATAATGGTTTAATTACGAAAAAAATATTAGGTTTACATAATTTTAGTATATATGGTTTAACTGGATTAACTTTAGTTCAAACAATGGGAATGTTTCCGATAGCTTATTTAACCATGGTTGGTGTACTACATTCTATTGATTCTACTTTAGAAGATGCATCGCTTGATTTAAATGCATCTAAATTAAAAACATTTTTAAAGGTAACATTACCTCTTTCAATGCCTGGAATATTAAGTGCGTGGTTATTAGTGTTTACCAACTCATTAGCAGATTTTGCAAATCCCTTGATTTTATCAGGTAATTATAGAGTATTATCTGTTGAAGCGTATTTAGAAGTTACTGGTATGAATAGATTAGGAAATGGTGCAGCTTTGTCTATATTGTTGTTATTGCCTACAATAACCGCTTTTTTGGTTCAAAGATTTTGGGTATCAAAAAAGTCATTTGTAACAGTAACAGGAAAACCATCACCAAGAATAACAGAATTGGTTTCAAAACCAGTAAAAATAACTTTAGTAACTTTAATGATTTTTATCATAATATTCTTAATTTCATTATATGGAACTATTGTAGCAGGATGTTTCGTAAAGAATTGGGGAATTGATTATACATTCACATTAGAGAATATTAAAGAAGCACTTCAAAGAGGAAAAGATGCTATAACAGATACTGTAACTCTTGCAAGTCTCGCAACGCCTATAGCTGGTATACTTGCTATGATGACTGCATTGATTTTAGTAAGGAAAAGGTTTAGTGGAAAGCGTATTTTTGAAATATTGATTATGGCACCTTTTGCTATTCCGGGTACATTAATAGGTATTAGTTATATTTTAGCATTTAATAAGCCACCTATTATTTTAGTCGGCACAGGAGCAATTATTGTTATAAACTATATTATTAGGGAATTACCTGTTGGTGTAGAAGGAGGAGTTGCAGCACTAAGACAAATTGATCCTTCAATAGAAGAAGCAGCTCAAGATTTAGGTGCAGATGTTCCAACTGTATTTAAAACAGTAGTATTACCACTTTTAAGGCCTGCATTTATTTCTAGTTTATCATATACTTTTGTTAGATCAATGACTGCTGTTAGTGCTGTTATATTCTTGATTTCAGCTAAATGGTATCATATTACTGTATTAATATATAATTTCTCTGAAAACTTAAGATTTGGATTAGCAAGTGTTTTAGCTACAACTTTAATAATAATTGTATTAGCTGCATTTGGAATAATGAGATTATTAGTTAGAGAAAGTGAAACTTTAGAAAAAACAGTTTCTCAGTGA